A window of Caldalkalibacillus uzonensis contains these coding sequences:
- a CDS encoding U32 family peptidase, giving the protein MQESRAFLRSLGFPERDLYELPDSEKRFPDGAQYRIELPSVEGPRALEATLEEIDRHGITVHRVSQGSGIMLLTDDEIVEMNRMCAERGMELSLFVGPRGTWDISAQPFTKAGSSIALRHEGADQLVYAMEDLKRGASLGLRGALVADEGLLYLTKKMKEKGLLPKDFVVKVSVQLAAANPVSVKIIQDLGADTFNVPTALTLPKLAAIRQAIDIPIDLYVEVPDNFGGFIRHYEIPELIRILAPVYIKFGLRNHPDVYPSGLHWEATNIQLCRERVRRAALGIQIIERYYPEAKTSKLGASDLGIPQVSVRQGDNR; this is encoded by the coding sequence ATGCAGGAATCAAGAGCCTTCCTTCGCTCACTGGGTTTTCCGGAGCGGGATTTATACGAACTTCCTGACTCAGAGAAACGCTTTCCTGATGGGGCCCAATATCGGATTGAACTGCCCAGCGTTGAAGGCCCTCGTGCCTTGGAGGCCACACTGGAAGAAATCGACCGCCATGGAATTACCGTACACCGTGTGTCCCAAGGAAGCGGCATTATGCTCTTGACTGATGACGAAATTGTAGAGATGAACCGGATGTGCGCTGAGCGGGGCATGGAGCTCAGCTTGTTTGTGGGCCCGAGAGGAACCTGGGATATCAGTGCCCAACCCTTCACCAAAGCAGGATCTTCTATTGCTTTAAGACATGAAGGGGCAGATCAGTTGGTCTATGCCATGGAAGATTTAAAGAGAGGGGCCAGCCTGGGTCTCAGAGGGGCGTTAGTCGCTGATGAAGGGCTGCTCTATTTGACTAAGAAAATGAAAGAAAAAGGGTTGCTGCCTAAGGATTTTGTGGTCAAAGTTTCTGTGCAGTTAGCCGCTGCCAATCCTGTGTCTGTGAAAATAATACAGGACCTGGGTGCTGACACGTTTAACGTGCCCACGGCGTTGACCCTTCCCAAGCTGGCAGCCATCCGCCAGGCAATTGATATTCCCATTGACCTTTATGTTGAAGTGCCTGACAACTTTGGCGGGTTCATCCGTCACTATGAAATACCGGAGTTGATCCGTATATTAGCTCCTGTTTATATCAAATTTGGTTTGCGTAATCATCCTGATGTATATCCATCTGGGCTCCATTGGGAAGCAACCAATATTCAGCTGTGCCGGGAGCGGGTTCGTCGAGCTGCCTTAGGCATACAAATCATTGAACGTTATTATCCTGAAGCAAAAACATCGAAGCTGGGAGCGAGTGATTTAGGCATTCCCCAAGTGAGCGTGCGCCAGGGGGATAACAGATGA
- a CDS encoding dihydroxy-acid dehydratase domain-containing protein: protein MSKPYRPRVNSPVNPYKENVQGKANEPITVAGLLDQAKQWLGEEAKHIQPGWTLEEIYDRLEENCPRIAIIGGSADHPAHILDQYTVSRAALKIWLEGGVPFYFSTPVLCDGTAQSNMGMSYSLQSRNAIAEVVANQMEAHSYHGAFVIQGCDKQPLGVLSGLAMVDRTRRIRGEAPLFATFAPSHVLKGGEIPADLMSELHEVAERARKMGYPEIADDLLDASSFILQCSSNTAFQGVFLRAVEKGVITPEQHKDFEKRLAVNTCDAAGGICAFHGTGNSSRDITAGFGLVHPNLELLTEPPTQEQLNPAIESLFGIINRPECSVTELLKANIANAVRIHSAGGGSSNLMMHIVGAMLYAGYDFSLWDVRDIQQEYPIPDLFDYSLTEGRDIFVLAQQCCSGLIRGMETLFYELLNNGVPMDTDAMTVTGQTWAERLADTKGLSADNVKDNPIILSKPRRPFSGVDVLEGNFFESAVVKISGMPTHQLDKFDEKVSFVLYFENEDEANAQLLNVNLLDDLRQKKTFAHEHLLKMWAHNQPETFQNAQNLDYDSLFKRMVQEEILKIAVIIAGQGPEAYGMPEMFTPMQHINANRQLQKLATLISDGRYSGVSYGAAIGHMTPEAYQGGGILYLQEGDLLLLRFRAKRIELLDAEKFQEGQVELYQGDLETERAQLGEERKQRMRRRQKEVAPGNRLAGCTDAAHGVVPLVVKMDADIPYKRKANRSIKVT, encoded by the coding sequence GTGAGTAAGCCATACAGGCCTCGGGTCAATAGCCCGGTCAATCCTTATAAAGAAAATGTTCAAGGCAAGGCTAATGAGCCGATTACGGTGGCAGGGCTTCTGGATCAAGCGAAGCAATGGTTGGGAGAAGAAGCAAAGCATATCCAGCCTGGTTGGACTTTGGAGGAAATTTATGACCGGTTGGAAGAAAATTGCCCACGGATTGCGATTATCGGTGGATCTGCCGATCACCCTGCTCACATATTGGATCAGTATACGGTCTCCCGGGCGGCGCTTAAGATCTGGCTAGAGGGTGGCGTTCCGTTTTATTTCAGCACACCTGTCCTGTGTGATGGAACAGCTCAGAGCAACATGGGCATGAGCTATTCTCTCCAAAGCCGTAATGCCATCGCTGAAGTCGTGGCCAACCAGATGGAAGCCCATTCTTATCATGGTGCTTTTGTCATTCAAGGCTGTGATAAACAGCCGCTCGGTGTGTTGAGCGGATTGGCCATGGTCGACCGGACACGGCGCATTAGAGGAGAAGCGCCTCTGTTTGCCACCTTTGCTCCTTCGCACGTGCTTAAAGGAGGAGAAATCCCGGCGGATCTCATGAGCGAGTTGCATGAGGTGGCAGAGCGTGCCCGGAAAATGGGCTACCCGGAGATCGCTGACGATCTTCTGGATGCCTCCAGCTTTATCTTACAATGTTCCTCAAACACTGCTTTTCAAGGGGTTTTTCTGCGAGCTGTTGAAAAAGGGGTAATCACCCCGGAGCAACATAAAGATTTTGAAAAGCGATTGGCGGTTAACACTTGTGATGCTGCTGGCGGGATCTGTGCTTTTCATGGTACCGGAAACAGCTCTAGGGATATCACTGCTGGCTTTGGTCTTGTTCACCCTAATCTTGAATTATTGACAGAGCCGCCTACCCAGGAACAATTGAATCCGGCGATCGAATCACTGTTTGGAATTATTAACCGTCCGGAGTGCAGTGTAACAGAGCTGCTCAAGGCTAACATAGCCAATGCTGTTCGTATTCACAGTGCCGGTGGCGGTTCCAGCAATCTGATGATGCATATCGTTGGAGCTATGTTATATGCCGGTTATGACTTTAGTCTGTGGGATGTCCGGGACATTCAGCAGGAATATCCCATTCCGGACCTGTTTGATTATAGCCTGACCGAGGGGCGAGACATTTTCGTTCTGGCCCAGCAATGTTGTTCAGGCCTCATTCGGGGAATGGAAACACTCTTTTACGAGTTGCTCAATAATGGCGTTCCCATGGATACTGATGCCATGACCGTAACCGGACAGACTTGGGCCGAGCGCTTGGCGGATACAAAGGGCTTAAGCGCTGACAATGTGAAGGATAACCCCATCATTCTCAGCAAACCGAGACGCCCGTTTAGCGGGGTGGATGTCCTCGAAGGAAACTTCTTTGAGAGCGCTGTTGTCAAGATCAGCGGCATGCCCACTCACCAACTGGATAAATTTGATGAAAAGGTCTCATTTGTCCTTTATTTTGAAAACGAAGATGAGGCCAATGCCCAGCTTTTGAATGTCAACCTGTTGGATGACCTTCGTCAGAAGAAAACTTTCGCCCACGAGCATCTGCTTAAGATGTGGGCCCATAATCAGCCGGAGACGTTCCAAAACGCACAAAACTTAGACTATGATTCTCTCTTCAAGCGTATGGTGCAGGAAGAGATTTTAAAAATTGCAGTGATCATTGCCGGACAAGGTCCGGAGGCATACGGTATGCCTGAGATGTTTACACCCATGCAGCACATTAATGCCAACCGGCAATTACAGAAACTGGCTACATTGATTAGCGATGGACGCTACTCCGGTGTCTCCTACGGTGCAGCTATCGGTCATATGACACCGGAGGCGTACCAAGGAGGAGGAATCCTCTACCTGCAAGAAGGAGATTTGCTGCTCCTGCGTTTCCGGGCTAAACGGATTGAACTGCTCGACGCAGAAAAGTTCCAAGAGGGACAGGTTGAATTGTATCAGGGCGACTTGGAAACTGAACGAGCCCAGTTAGGTGAAGAACGTAAGCAACGTATGAGACGGCGCCAGAAAGAGGTGGCACCAGGCAACCGTCTAGCTGGATGTACTGATGCGGCCCATGGTGTTGTACCCTTAGTAGTCAAAATGGATGCTGACATTCCTTACAAAAGAAAAGCAAATCGTTCAATAAAAGTGACTTAA
- a CDS encoding UxaA family hydrolase yields the protein MMVKGYVRPDGRAGIRNHVLILPSVLCSSETCEQIAAQVKGAVTLANQAGCAQVGDDVQQTKRTLAGFGMNPNVAAVLVVGLGCESVDPYGLAQEIEKSGKPVETLVIQEAGGTVKTIEQGVQLAKKLKAIADTQPRQDIAWNQLSIGIQYGDETTSTQRAAMPAVEWASARLAEQGAIVLRTKEMETLTIDGQLRYGEQPREQGQYLMAGGTSDAEGITGMIAGGASLILYATGEGNPVGSPISPVIKVCGDPELMSIMGEELDIDASGILEKTHTIPEIGQMILSDIGNVTNGKATKNEELGFSEFAIHRVLPSF from the coding sequence ATGATGGTAAAAGGATACGTTAGGCCGGATGGTCGCGCGGGGATACGGAATCATGTTCTTATCCTGCCGTCCGTCCTGTGTTCATCGGAAACCTGTGAGCAGATTGCGGCCCAGGTGAAGGGGGCAGTTACCCTGGCCAACCAGGCCGGTTGTGCCCAGGTAGGGGATGATGTTCAGCAGACCAAGCGGACGTTGGCAGGATTCGGAATGAATCCTAATGTGGCAGCCGTTCTGGTCGTTGGTTTGGGGTGTGAGAGTGTTGATCCATACGGTCTGGCCCAAGAGATAGAAAAGTCCGGAAAGCCGGTGGAAACGCTGGTGATTCAGGAAGCTGGGGGAACGGTCAAAACAATTGAACAAGGGGTTCAGTTGGCGAAGAAGTTAAAAGCAATCGCTGACACACAGCCTCGACAAGATATTGCTTGGAATCAGCTAAGTATAGGTATTCAATATGGTGACGAGACGACATCAACCCAAAGAGCGGCGATGCCGGCGGTAGAATGGGCCAGTGCTCGTTTGGCTGAACAAGGGGCTATCGTCCTCCGCACAAAAGAAATGGAAACGCTGACGATTGATGGCCAACTAAGGTACGGTGAGCAGCCGAGAGAACAAGGACAGTACTTGATGGCCGGCGGCACCAGTGATGCGGAAGGTATTACCGGGATGATTGCTGGGGGAGCCAGCTTAATTCTTTATGCAACGGGAGAAGGGAATCCTGTTGGCTCTCCCATCTCTCCAGTCATTAAAGTGTGCGGTGACCCCGAACTGATGTCCATCATGGGGGAAGAGCTGGATATAGACGCCAGCGGTATCCTGGAAAAGACGCATACCATCCCTGAGATCGGTCAGATGATTTTGTCTGATATCGGGAACGTAACCAACGGCAAAGCGACTAAGAATGAAGAACTTGGTTTTTCGGAATTTGCCATCCATCGTGTCTTACCCAGCTTCTAG
- a CDS encoding lactate racemase domain-containing protein, with amino-acid sequence MILERVNVPLAGGYEIDLPKMMRVKQHFNADRLEDIEGEVVKQMQAKLVPDVFQGKRVAVAAGSRGIANLAAIVKSTITQLKAWGAEPFIVPAMGSHGGATAQGQAKILADYGIDEKTMGVPVISSMDVVELTKLDNGMPVYLDKEASQADLIVVVNRIKPHTDFKGDFESGLLKMLGIGLGKHKGATTLHSYGFDQFHDLIPKTGKAILEKAPVAFGIGIVENAYDETAKLEVIPAEDIVEREKSLLIEAKQNMPKLLVSEIDVLIVDEIGKNISGSGMDPNITGRPGSKLPGFSAPPIQKVVVLDLTEKTHGNATGIGMADVTTLHCVNKIDFSYTYANCITSTVLEGAKLPLIMNNDKEAIIVALKTCNRVTPERAKIVRIKNTLELNEIYLSEAYLHEIRSQDKITILSEPGEMRFDEQGYLLD; translated from the coding sequence ATGATTTTGGAACGGGTAAATGTACCGCTGGCAGGCGGTTATGAGATCGACTTGCCGAAGATGATGAGGGTGAAACAGCACTTTAATGCTGATAGGTTGGAAGATATCGAAGGTGAAGTGGTCAAGCAAATGCAGGCCAAATTGGTGCCAGATGTTTTCCAGGGGAAGCGGGTGGCGGTTGCAGCAGGCAGTCGTGGGATTGCTAATCTGGCTGCGATTGTCAAAAGCACCATCACTCAACTAAAAGCCTGGGGAGCGGAGCCGTTTATTGTTCCGGCCATGGGCAGCCACGGGGGTGCAACCGCTCAAGGCCAGGCTAAGATTTTAGCTGACTATGGCATCGACGAGAAAACGATGGGTGTTCCGGTCATTTCCTCGATGGATGTGGTCGAATTGACCAAGTTGGATAACGGCATGCCTGTCTATCTGGATAAGGAGGCCTCACAGGCCGATTTGATTGTGGTGGTCAATCGCATTAAGCCCCATACTGATTTTAAAGGGGATTTTGAGAGCGGACTGCTTAAGATGCTCGGTATCGGTCTGGGTAAGCATAAAGGGGCTACTACCCTTCATTCTTATGGATTTGATCAATTCCATGACCTCATTCCCAAAACGGGAAAAGCCATTCTTGAAAAGGCCCCTGTCGCTTTTGGGATCGGGATTGTTGAAAACGCCTATGATGAAACAGCCAAACTGGAAGTGATTCCTGCTGAGGATATTGTTGAACGGGAAAAATCACTGCTGATTGAAGCTAAGCAAAATATGCCTAAGTTACTGGTTTCAGAAATCGATGTTTTAATTGTGGATGAAATTGGTAAAAACATTAGCGGTTCAGGCATGGACCCTAACATCACAGGCCGGCCCGGATCTAAACTTCCCGGCTTTTCCGCTCCGCCGATACAAAAAGTGGTCGTGCTGGATTTGACAGAGAAAACCCATGGCAATGCCACTGGTATTGGTATGGCTGACGTGACCACGCTGCACTGTGTGAACAAAATCGATTTCAGTTATACCTATGCGAATTGCATTACTTCAACCGTGCTGGAAGGGGCTAAGCTGCCGCTTATCATGAACAACGATAAAGAAGCGATTATCGTGGCCCTCAAAACCTGTAACCGGGTAACACCGGAACGGGCTAAGATCGTCCGAATTAAAAATACCCTGGAATTGAATGAGATCTATCTTTCAGAGGCTTATCTGCATGAAATTCGCAGCCAGGACAAGATCACCATTCTCTCTGAGCCTGGAGAAATGCGCTTTGATGAACAAGGATATTTGCTAGATTAG
- a CDS encoding SDR family NAD(P)-dependent oxidoreductase gives MYQFEGKVVWVTGSSTGIGRAAALAFAEHGADVIVHANRSVKPAQELVQEIEQQGRRALLVQGDVADREQVKKMVGEVEEAFGRLDVLVNNAGSMIKRARLNELDEELWQRVIDVNLTSVYLVTKYALPLLQAQPKAKVINTTSVAARNGGGLGSIAYATSKGGVSTLTRALAKDLAEYNILVNGVAPGIIDTPFHEQFTAPEVFKKMVSTIPLGRAGTPQDTVGAILFLASDYADYLTGEIIEVNGGQLMD, from the coding sequence GTGTATCAGTTTGAGGGAAAAGTGGTTTGGGTGACAGGGAGCAGTACGGGGATTGGTCGGGCTGCTGCCTTAGCTTTTGCAGAGCATGGTGCAGATGTGATTGTTCATGCCAATCGGAGTGTGAAGCCGGCCCAGGAGCTGGTACAAGAGATTGAACAACAAGGACGGCGTGCCCTGCTCGTGCAAGGGGATGTGGCAGACCGGGAGCAGGTGAAGAAAATGGTGGGCGAGGTCGAGGAAGCGTTTGGACGTTTGGATGTATTAGTCAATAATGCGGGTTCAATGATTAAACGGGCGCGGCTGAACGAGTTAGATGAAGAACTGTGGCAGCGGGTGATCGATGTTAATTTAACCTCGGTGTATCTGGTTACCAAATATGCATTGCCGTTATTGCAAGCCCAGCCTAAGGCGAAGGTGATCAATACCACCTCTGTGGCAGCACGTAACGGTGGCGGACTCGGCAGCATTGCTTACGCCACTTCAAAGGGAGGGGTCAGCACTCTAACCCGCGCTTTAGCCAAAGATTTGGCCGAATACAATATTCTTGTTAACGGTGTAGCACCTGGGATTATAGATACACCTTTTCACGAGCAGTTTACTGCTCCTGAAGTCTTTAAAAAAATGGTGAGCACCATCCCGCTCGGCCGCGCCGGAACACCGCAAGATACCGTGGGTGCTATCTTGTTCCTGGCCTCCGATTATGCAGACTATTTAACAGGGGAAATCATCGAAGTGAACGGCGGGCAGTTGATGGACTAG
- a CDS encoding UxaA family hydrolase produces the protein MKFKGYVRSDGRVGIRNHLLVLPTTIASTETAKYIAKGAEEAVSLSNQVGRTLAQEDFDQVWRTLKGFGTHPNVAAVLVVGLGGEDINAAQLAEEIRQTGKRAEVLIIKEEGGVAKTIKKGIEVLKELKQEADRMQTEEVGVENLMIGIECGGSDTTSGLAANPAAGVASDLLVEQGGTTFLSETPELIGAEHILARNAASPEVGKQILETVYRYEENLKRSGVDFRGAQPSPGNIRGGLTTIEEKSLGAIYKSGLAPIQGVLKYAEAPVSPGHYLMDSPGYDIESVTGMIAGGAQIIIFTTGRGTPVGSPICPVIKVCGNPQTVKRMIDNIDVDASKIIEGEKTIDEVGKSIFDLIVEVANGRFTKSEQHGFTEFAINRVI, from the coding sequence ATGAAATTTAAAGGGTATGTTCGTTCGGATGGACGAGTGGGAATCCGTAATCATCTTCTTGTTTTACCAACGACCATTGCCAGTACTGAAACAGCTAAGTACATAGCTAAAGGTGCAGAAGAGGCTGTTTCTCTCTCTAACCAGGTAGGCCGGACTTTGGCCCAAGAAGACTTTGACCAAGTGTGGCGAACTTTAAAGGGGTTTGGCACCCATCCTAACGTAGCTGCCGTCTTGGTGGTTGGTCTGGGGGGAGAGGACATTAATGCGGCCCAACTGGCTGAAGAGATACGTCAGACAGGGAAACGGGCAGAAGTTTTGATCATTAAGGAAGAAGGAGGAGTGGCCAAGACCATTAAAAAAGGCATTGAGGTGCTGAAGGAATTAAAACAGGAAGCTGACCGTATGCAAACAGAAGAGGTCGGTGTGGAAAACTTGATGATCGGGATTGAATGTGGTGGATCCGATACCACTTCCGGGTTGGCAGCCAATCCTGCGGCAGGGGTTGCTTCTGATCTCCTGGTGGAACAAGGGGGAACCACTTTTCTATCTGAAACCCCGGAACTGATCGGAGCAGAGCATATCCTGGCCCGCAATGCGGCCAGTCCTGAAGTTGGAAAACAGATTTTAGAGACCGTCTACCGTTATGAAGAAAACTTAAAGCGCTCCGGTGTCGACTTTAGGGGAGCACAGCCCAGTCCTGGAAATATTCGGGGTGGTTTGACCACCATAGAGGAAAAATCACTAGGAGCGATATACAAATCTGGTCTTGCTCCCATACAGGGGGTTTTAAAATATGCTGAAGCACCTGTGAGTCCAGGTCATTATCTGATGGATTCTCCGGGCTATGACATTGAATCAGTTACAGGGATGATTGCCGGTGGTGCCCAGATCATTATTTTTACTACTGGAAGAGGAACACCGGTCGGCTCACCGATTTGTCCTGTGATCAAGGTTTGCGGCAATCCTCAAACAGTGAAGAGGATGATCGATAACATCGATGTGGATGCGTCCAAAATTATCGAAGGAGAAAAGACGATTGATGAGGTAGGCAAATCTATTTTTGATCTCATTGTTGAGGTGGCTAATGGCCGCTTCACTAAGTCGGAGCAACATGGCTTTACGGAATTTGCCATTAACCGAGTCATTTGA
- a CDS encoding UxaA family hydrolase — protein sequence MSNKANAVKMKDNDNVATAVRDLSKGEKGRVKINQGEMAEVDLLDDIPFGHKFALLDIPKGASVIKYGEEIGIATQDIHCGEHVHIHNVDSVRGKGTAQGA from the coding sequence GTGTCAAATAAAGCGAATGCTGTCAAGATGAAAGATAACGACAATGTTGCCACAGCTGTTCGTGATTTAAGCAAAGGTGAGAAGGGACGGGTTAAGATCAACCAGGGAGAGATGGCAGAGGTTGATCTGTTAGATGACATTCCTTTTGGACACAAATTTGCGCTGCTTGACATTCCAAAAGGGGCTTCGGTAATCAAGTACGGGGAAGAGATCGGCATTGCCACCCAAGATATCCATTGCGGGGAACATGTTCATATCCACAACGTCGATAGCGTGAGAGGCAAAGGGACAGCACAAGGGGCTTGA
- a CDS encoding SMP-30/gluconolactonase/LRE family protein, whose amino-acid sequence MVQAELVFDAKATLGEGPSWDVKKKRLYWVDIDQKKVHIYDPNRNENTSLEIGQLVSAVVPRESGGLVMVTENGFFTFDFDTRQLCPIADPESHLPENRFNDGKCDAMGRFWAGTMHKKEFPEQGSLYCLETNKVNRVLNHVSISNGISWSPDNQIFYYVDTPTKEVVAFDFDLDSGELKNKRVVVRIPDGAGVPDGMTTDTEGMIWVAHWGGYKVTRWNPMTGDLLDTIHLPVAKVTSCVFGGDDLDHLYITTARVGLSDEERLKQPYAGGLFCVKTKVKGLPTYPFKG is encoded by the coding sequence TTGGTGCAGGCCGAACTTGTTTTTGATGCCAAGGCCACCCTTGGTGAAGGACCTTCCTGGGATGTGAAAAAGAAACGTCTCTATTGGGTTGATATTGATCAAAAAAAGGTCCATATCTATGATCCGAACCGTAATGAAAATACATCCCTGGAAATTGGCCAGCTTGTAAGCGCCGTCGTACCACGGGAATCAGGCGGGCTTGTGATGGTAACGGAAAATGGGTTTTTTACGTTTGATTTTGACACGCGGCAATTATGCCCGATTGCTGACCCCGAAAGTCACTTGCCTGAAAATCGATTTAATGACGGTAAATGTGATGCAATGGGGCGTTTTTGGGCAGGAACCATGCATAAGAAGGAATTCCCAGAGCAAGGATCATTATACTGTCTCGAGACTAATAAGGTAAACAGAGTGTTAAATCATGTAAGCATCTCTAATGGTATCTCATGGTCACCAGATAACCAAATTTTCTATTATGTTGATACTCCGACAAAAGAGGTCGTCGCCTTTGATTTTGATCTTGACTCAGGAGAACTAAAAAATAAAAGAGTTGTGGTGAGAATACCAGACGGCGCCGGCGTTCCGGATGGAATGACAACGGACACTGAAGGCATGATCTGGGTCGCTCATTGGGGTGGGTATAAAGTGACCCGCTGGAATCCCATGACAGGTGATTTATTAGACACCATCCATTTGCCCGTCGCTAAGGTGACGTCATGTGTTTTTGGAGGTGATGATTTAGACCATTTATATATTACAACAGCCAGAGTAGGACTAAGCGATGAAGAACGCTTAAAGCAACCTTATGCAGGAGGGCTTTTCTGCGTTAAAACGAAAGTGAAAGGCTTGCCTACTTATCCATTTAAGGGCTAA
- a CDS encoding RidA family protein: MSKIEEKLKRLGINLPEAPRPAAEYVPARTVGNLVYTSGQDCRVNGVLKYKGKVGKDLTVEEGYDAARQTMINLLAVLKEHIGDLDRIKQVVKLLGFVNSAEGFVEQPYVINGASELLEEIFGERGKHARSAISANELPFDTPVEIEMIVEIE, from the coding sequence ATGTCCAAAATCGAAGAGAAATTAAAAAGATTAGGGATTAATTTGCCTGAGGCACCAAGACCTGCTGCAGAGTATGTGCCTGCGAGGACAGTGGGAAATCTCGTCTACACCTCAGGCCAAGATTGCAGGGTTAACGGGGTATTGAAATATAAAGGAAAAGTAGGGAAAGATCTCACTGTAGAAGAGGGCTATGATGCAGCCAGACAAACCATGATTAATCTATTAGCCGTTTTAAAAGAACACATAGGTGATCTAGATCGGATCAAACAAGTGGTTAAATTACTGGGATTTGTCAATTCCGCAGAAGGGTTTGTTGAGCAACCATATGTCATCAATGGAGCTTCCGAGTTGTTGGAAGAAATTTTTGGGGAACGGGGTAAACATGCCAGATCCGCAATTTCGGCTAATGAACTTCCATTTGATACCCCGGTGGAAATTGAAATGATTGTTGAAATTGAGTAG
- a CDS encoding ROK family protein, producing MLNTNKKIDVKLTHKISILEYVRCRIRTTKPQIAKDLGISTPTASSLVDELIEEGYLKVDGTGSSTELGGKRPKIIAFHPRGKSIIAVHLGIELLDMALIDLSASILFRIQERNRRDESKEQLLHKLTLQVGELIKKAEDLKIPVLGIGVGSPGLVETKTGTIRDASNFSILNNVNLGDLLSERFNKPVWVDNECKNLSLAEKWFGQDEAQTIISLMTDGGIGAGVIIDNQMMRGIDDSFGEIGHTTLNFNGPKCRCGNRGCWETYASSDALLKQVSENMNQTTWLKQMVDSAEDLTLPLIAKAVENGDPVVEQIAIYDLGTYLGIGIANLVNTFNPELVIIHGEMSCLGERLLEHIRYEMHMRALPIPAARVNLKFSKLGRNANIMGAGALVLKELFENPECLFNS from the coding sequence TTGCTCAACACTAATAAAAAAATCGACGTAAAACTCACACATAAAATCAGTATTTTGGAATACGTCAGATGCCGTATAAGAACCACGAAACCACAGATTGCTAAAGATCTTGGAATCAGTACCCCAACCGCCTCCTCGTTAGTTGATGAGCTAATCGAAGAAGGTTATTTAAAAGTTGACGGAACAGGGAGTTCAACCGAACTCGGTGGTAAACGTCCGAAAATTATTGCTTTCCATCCGCGCGGAAAAAGCATTATAGCAGTACATCTCGGGATTGAACTGTTGGATATGGCATTGATTGATTTATCCGCTAGCATTTTATTTCGGATACAAGAACGAAATAGGCGTGATGAAAGTAAGGAGCAGTTACTCCATAAGTTGACGCTTCAAGTTGGTGAGTTGATCAAGAAAGCAGAGGACTTGAAGATTCCGGTCTTAGGGATTGGAGTCGGAAGCCCGGGGCTTGTAGAAACAAAGACAGGAACCATTCGTGATGCTTCCAATTTTAGCATCCTAAATAATGTAAATTTAGGAGATTTGTTATCAGAACGATTTAATAAGCCAGTCTGGGTTGACAACGAATGTAAAAATTTAAGTTTAGCTGAAAAATGGTTTGGTCAGGATGAAGCCCAAACAATAATCTCTTTAATGACCGATGGTGGAATTGGTGCGGGTGTGATTATCGATAACCAAATGATGAGAGGAATTGATGATAGTTTTGGTGAGATTGGACACACCACGCTTAACTTCAATGGTCCTAAATGTCGATGTGGAAATCGAGGGTGTTGGGAAACTTATGCTTCATCAGATGCCTTATTAAAACAGGTATCCGAAAATATGAACCAAACAACATGGTTAAAACAAATGGTTGATTCAGCTGAAGACTTGACACTTCCGTTAATTGCAAAAGCGGTTGAAAACGGTGATCCTGTTGTTGAACAGATCGCGATCTATGATCTTGGAACCTATTTGGGAATTGGTATTGCTAATCTGGTGAACACATTCAATCCTGAATTGGTGATCATACATGGAGAAATGTCATGCTTAGGTGAACGATTACTGGAACATATTCGTTATGAGATGCACATGCGTGCGCTTCCTATTCCAGCTGCTCGGGTAAACCTAAAATTTTCAAAATTAGGTCGTAATGCCAACATCATGGGAGCAGGGGCCCTTGTTCTCAAAGAACTATTTGAAAACCCGGAGTGTCTGTTCAACAGTTAA